The following proteins come from a genomic window of Streptomyces sp. NBC_01716:
- a CDS encoding TetR/AcrR family transcriptional regulator → MTVQRADARRNYARILAVAEQEVAEHGADASLEQIARTAGVGSATVRRHFPGRRAMLQAVFNERIEALCARADSLAGKDDARAALLDWLGALTTYAASARGMAGLLIQDGTDPDDPAHVNACSVKLGGAAEPLLRNAARAGAVAPDVTVADLVTLVTGIALATEQHPDPIAEAHRLLKLTVAGISPRS, encoded by the coding sequence ATGACCGTCCAGCGCGCGGACGCCCGGCGCAACTACGCGCGGATCCTCGCGGTGGCCGAGCAGGAGGTCGCCGAGCACGGCGCCGACGCCTCCCTGGAACAGATCGCCCGCACCGCGGGAGTCGGATCGGCCACCGTGCGCAGGCACTTCCCGGGCCGGCGCGCGATGCTGCAGGCGGTGTTCAACGAGCGGATCGAGGCCCTGTGCGCCCGCGCCGATTCGCTGGCCGGGAAGGACGACGCGCGGGCCGCGCTGCTGGACTGGCTGGGCGCGCTCACCACGTACGCCGCCTCCGCGCGCGGCATGGCCGGCCTGCTGATCCAGGACGGAACGGACCCGGACGACCCGGCTCATGTGAACGCCTGCTCGGTGAAGCTCGGAGGGGCGGCCGAACCGCTGCTGCGAAACGCCGCGCGGGCCGGTGCGGTGGCGCCGGACGTGACCGTCGCCGATCTCGTCACCCTGGTCACCGGCATCGCCCTGGCCACGGAACAGCACCCGGACCCCATCGCCGAGGCGCACCGTCTGCTGAAGCTGACCGTGGCGGGAATCAGCCCGCGGAGCTGA
- a CDS encoding NUDIX domain-containing protein has protein sequence MSGKRSAGLLLYRITESGGTDVLIGHMGGPFWAGRTRAAWSIPKGEYGPDETPEHAAAREFEEEVGHPAPDGPRVPLGETRQSGGKTVTVWAIEADFDPAVAVSGTFTMEWPRGSGVEREFPELDRLAWFPLDEAVELLVSGQRIFLGRLAGHIANRADDEA, from the coding sequence ATGTCAGGGAAGCGAAGCGCCGGACTCCTGCTCTACCGGATCACGGAGTCCGGCGGCACCGACGTGCTCATCGGGCACATGGGCGGCCCGTTCTGGGCGGGCCGCACACGGGCCGCGTGGTCGATCCCCAAGGGCGAGTACGGCCCCGACGAGACGCCGGAGCACGCGGCGGCCCGGGAGTTCGAGGAGGAAGTGGGGCATCCCGCGCCCGACGGGCCCCGGGTACCGCTGGGCGAGACCCGCCAGTCGGGCGGCAAGACGGTCACCGTATGGGCGATCGAGGCGGACTTCGACCCCGCCGTCGCCGTGTCCGGCACGTTCACCATGGAGTGGCCTCGGGGCTCGGGCGTGGAGCGGGAGTTCCCGGAGCTGGACCGGCTCGCCTGGTTCCCGCTGGACGAGGCCGTGGAGCTGCTGGTGTCGGGACAGCGGATCTTCCTCGGCCGGCTGGCCGGGCACATAGCGAACCGCGCGGACGACGAGGCCTGA
- a CDS encoding beta-L-arabinofuranosidase domain-containing protein: protein MTLDRRHFLGTGALAIGGAGLLGPLAPTAAAVPAARGGWYTPNIAPLAPTVFQKLPLGSVTPRGWLTGQLRLLLDGLFGRYAEVSHFLRFDDSGWVHPEKNGWEEVTYWLRGYVDLAALTGDAAALATARRWIDAIIATRQPDGFFGPTRLRTALNGGPDFWPYLPLLQALRSHEEFTGDERIVPFAVPFLRYMNAQGPGAFNSSWVSKRWGDGLDIAFWLYNRTGESFLLELADKMHTHGANWVDNFPDLHNVNIAQGFREPAQYALRSGSAELSRATYRSYDSVMGTYGQFPGGGFAGDENSRPGFGDPRQGFETCGTVEFMASHELLTRITGDPVWADRCEELAFNLLPAATDPLGRGIHYVTSANSVELDNTAKNQGQYQNGFAMQAYKPGIDTYRCCPHNYGMGWPYFTEELWLATPDRGLAAAMYAPSQVRAKVADGTEVTVTESTDYPFKETVTLTVGTPRRVTFPLYLRIPGWCQDPQLTVAGRRVALPGDGPRFVKVEREWRGGERVTLRLPQRTTVRTWDDNHGSVSVDHGPLTYSLKIGERYERFAGTEDFPELSVHPTTPWNVGLAPDPLRGLRFTADSGPLAANPFTHEGTPVRITTSARRIEEWVADDQRVVAPLQDSPARSTAPPEQVTLVPMGAARLRITAFPTASPAGRAWTPEPPFRRVRNKHSGKVLAVDGMSLDSGGRVVQFDNTGTADHAWQLAPAGGGWFLIRNGNSGKIIGAEGGSTANSARVVQFADDGSGDHLWQLVDRGEGWSLILNRHSGKVLGVDGMSTANSAQVVQFEDNGTDDHLWQLI from the coding sequence ATGACGCTCGACCGACGACATTTCCTCGGCACCGGCGCCCTCGCGATCGGTGGTGCGGGCCTGCTGGGGCCACTGGCCCCGACCGCCGCGGCCGTGCCGGCGGCGCGCGGCGGCTGGTACACGCCGAACATCGCGCCGCTCGCCCCCACCGTCTTCCAGAAGCTGCCGCTGGGCAGCGTCACCCCGCGCGGCTGGCTCACCGGCCAGCTGCGCCTGCTGCTCGACGGACTGTTCGGCCGGTACGCCGAGGTCTCGCACTTCCTGCGGTTCGACGACTCCGGCTGGGTGCACCCCGAGAAGAACGGCTGGGAGGAAGTCACCTACTGGCTGCGCGGTTACGTGGACCTGGCCGCCCTCACCGGTGACGCGGCGGCCCTCGCCACCGCCCGCCGCTGGATCGACGCGATCATCGCCACCCGGCAGCCCGACGGCTTCTTCGGGCCCACCCGGCTGCGTACGGCCCTGAACGGGGGACCGGACTTCTGGCCGTATCTGCCGCTCCTTCAGGCGCTGCGCTCGCACGAGGAGTTCACCGGGGACGAGCGCATCGTGCCGTTCGCCGTCCCCTTCCTGCGCTACATGAACGCGCAGGGGCCCGGCGCCTTCAACTCCAGCTGGGTGTCCAAGCGTTGGGGCGACGGTCTCGACATCGCGTTCTGGCTCTACAACCGCACCGGCGAGTCCTTCCTGCTCGAACTCGCCGACAAGATGCACACCCACGGCGCCAACTGGGTCGACAACTTCCCGGACCTGCACAACGTCAACATCGCGCAGGGCTTCCGCGAGCCCGCCCAGTACGCGCTGCGCTCCGGCTCGGCGGAGCTGTCCCGTGCCACGTACCGGAGTTACGACTCCGTCATGGGCACCTACGGCCAGTTCCCCGGCGGCGGTTTCGCCGGTGACGAGAACTCCCGCCCCGGCTTCGGCGATCCCCGCCAGGGCTTCGAGACCTGCGGCACCGTCGAGTTCATGGCCAGCCACGAGCTGCTCACCCGGATCACCGGCGACCCCGTCTGGGCCGACCGGTGCGAGGAGCTGGCCTTCAACCTGCTGCCCGCGGCGACCGATCCGCTGGGCAGGGGCATCCACTACGTCACCAGCGCCAACAGCGTCGAACTCGACAACACCGCCAAGAACCAGGGCCAGTACCAGAACGGCTTCGCCATGCAGGCGTACAAGCCGGGCATCGACACCTACCGCTGCTGTCCGCACAACTACGGCATGGGCTGGCCCTACTTCACCGAGGAGCTGTGGCTGGCCACCCCCGACCGGGGGCTCGCGGCCGCGATGTACGCGCCGAGCCAGGTGCGCGCGAAGGTCGCCGACGGGACCGAGGTCACCGTCACCGAGTCCACCGACTACCCGTTCAAGGAGACCGTCACCCTCACCGTCGGCACGCCCCGGCGCGTCACCTTCCCGCTCTACCTGCGGATTCCCGGCTGGTGCCAGGACCCCCAACTGACCGTCGCCGGACGGCGCGTGGCCCTGCCGGGCGACGGGCCGCGGTTCGTCAAGGTCGAGCGCGAGTGGCGCGGCGGTGAGCGGGTGACCCTGCGGCTGCCGCAGCGCACCACCGTACGGACCTGGGACGACAACCACGGTTCCGTCAGCGTGGACCACGGGCCGCTCACGTACTCCCTCAAGATCGGCGAGCGGTACGAACGGTTCGCGGGCACCGAGGACTTCCCCGAACTCTCCGTGCACCCCACCACCCCGTGGAACGTCGGCCTCGCGCCCGACCCGCTCCGCGGGCTGCGGTTCACGGCCGACAGCGGACCGCTCGCCGCGAATCCCTTCACCCACGAAGGCACACCCGTACGGATCACCACGTCGGCGCGCCGCATCGAGGAGTGGGTGGCCGACGACCAGCGTGTCGTCGCTCCTCTCCAGGACAGCCCGGCCCGCAGCACCGCGCCGCCCGAGCAGGTGACGCTCGTCCCGATGGGCGCGGCCCGGCTGCGGATCACCGCGTTCCCGACCGCGTCACCCGCCGGGCGGGCCTGGACGCCGGAGCCGCCGTTCCGGCGCGTGCGGAACAAGCACAGCGGCAAGGTGCTCGCCGTGGACGGGATGTCCCTGGACTCGGGCGGGCGCGTCGTGCAGTTCGACAACACGGGGACGGCGGACCACGCCTGGCAGTTGGCGCCGGCGGGCGGCGGCTGGTTCCTGATCCGCAACGGCAACAGCGGGAAGATCATCGGGGCCGAGGGCGGATCGACGGCGAACAGCGCGCGTGTTGTCCAGTTCGCGGACGACGGGAGCGGTGACCATCTCTGGCAGCTGGTCGACCGGGGCGAGGGCTGGTCGCTGATCCTCAACCGGCACAGCGGGAAGGTTCTGGGTGTCGACGGGATGTCCACGGCCAACAGCGCGCAGGTGGTGCAGTTCGAGGACAACGGTACGGACGACCATCTCTGGCAGCTGATCTGA
- a CDS encoding glycoside hydrolase family 75 protein, with product MHHRSHVYAAVGAVLLMASALPATAHPAAALDTSHLPPPAAPRAGAPGPPAAKSSFRSESPVTADALRAKLQDCAPVSKGRYRTDQDKPASVPVCGKKGAVFWKADLDIDCDGQVTTRCNRTTDPWFHGDTAFHQSDGKPLNAEKLPYVVVPAPSGIWDYTASGIRGGGVAALVHKDRVEYAVVGDTGPAGIIGEASYAAAQSLGVDPDPSRGGVASGVTYILFKDSRVTPIESRSSAVELGGELARKFLQEN from the coding sequence ATGCACCACAGATCGCACGTGTACGCCGCCGTCGGCGCGGTACTGCTCATGGCATCGGCCCTGCCCGCCACCGCTCACCCCGCCGCCGCGCTCGACACCTCGCATCTGCCGCCGCCTGCCGCGCCACGGGCCGGGGCGCCCGGCCCGCCGGCCGCCAAAAGCTCCTTCCGGTCGGAGAGTCCGGTCACGGCCGACGCCCTGCGGGCAAAGCTCCAGGACTGCGCGCCCGTCTCGAAGGGCCGGTACCGGACCGACCAGGACAAGCCCGCCAGTGTCCCCGTGTGCGGCAAGAAGGGCGCCGTCTTCTGGAAGGCCGACCTGGACATCGACTGCGACGGCCAGGTCACGACCCGCTGCAACAGGACGACCGACCCCTGGTTCCACGGGGACACCGCCTTCCACCAGTCCGACGGCAAGCCGCTGAACGCGGAGAAACTCCCGTATGTCGTGGTGCCCGCGCCCAGCGGCATCTGGGACTACACCGCGTCCGGCATCCGGGGCGGCGGTGTCGCCGCGCTCGTGCACAAGGACCGGGTGGAGTACGCGGTGGTGGGCGACACCGGACCCGCCGGGATCATCGGGGAGGCGTCGTACGCCGCCGCGCAGTCGCTCGGGGTCGACCCCGATCCCTCGCGCGGCGGCGTCGCGTCGGGGGTGACGTACATCCTGTTCAAGGACTCCAGGGTCACGCCGATCGAGAGCCGGTCGTCGGCGGTGGAGCTGGGCGGCGAACTGGCCAGGAAGTTCCTTCAGGAGAACTGA
- a CDS encoding amino acid permease, with translation MSVSPPAWSKSDPVPRQDEEERLRELGYQPVLARRMGGFGNFAISFSVISILSGCMTLYGFGLITGGPAVMLWGWVGVGLFVLCIGMALAEVTSAYPTSGALYYMADRLGGRKWGWYTGWLNLLGLLGAIAGIDYGAALFTGAFLNLQWGFEATPGWTMIIFMCILLLHATLNLFGVRLVSVLNSISVWWHLGGVALIVGILAVVPKNHQSPEFVFTEFVNETGWQNPIYVAAIGLLLAQYTFCGYDASAHLSEETSNASVSAARGIVRAIWVSWIAGFALLAGLTFAIQDYADTSGAAVPPAQIFIDVLGTNGASALLLVVIMAQLFCGNAEVAAASRMVFAFSRDNALPGSALWRRVSSRTQTPVPAVWLSVGFACVLALPSLYSPTAYGAVTAINVIGITPAYAIPIYLKLRAGDRFQPGPWTLGRWSKPIGWIAVAWVVIVTVIFCLPQKNPVTTDTMNYAVVALAVVLALATAWWYAARGSYSTPQSYGSAREQSEISEGIV, from the coding sequence ATGTCCGTCTCCCCACCGGCCTGGTCGAAGTCGGATCCGGTTCCGCGGCAAGACGAGGAAGAACGGCTGAGGGAACTCGGCTATCAGCCCGTACTCGCCCGCAGGATGGGCGGTTTCGGGAACTTCGCCATCAGCTTCTCGGTGATCTCGATCCTGTCGGGATGCATGACCCTGTACGGCTTCGGGCTCATCACCGGCGGCCCCGCCGTGATGCTGTGGGGCTGGGTCGGTGTCGGTCTCTTCGTGCTCTGCATAGGCATGGCGCTGGCGGAGGTGACCAGCGCCTATCCCACGTCGGGCGCGCTCTACTACATGGCCGACCGGCTCGGCGGACGTAAGTGGGGCTGGTACACGGGCTGGTTGAACCTGCTCGGACTGCTGGGTGCGATCGCCGGGATCGACTACGGCGCGGCCCTGTTCACCGGCGCGTTCCTCAACCTCCAGTGGGGATTCGAGGCGACACCCGGCTGGACCATGATCATATTCATGTGCATCCTGCTGCTGCACGCGACACTGAACCTCTTCGGCGTCCGGCTGGTCAGCGTCCTCAACTCGATCAGCGTCTGGTGGCACCTCGGCGGTGTGGCGTTGATCGTCGGTATCCTCGCAGTCGTCCCCAAGAATCACCAGTCGCCCGAATTCGTGTTCACGGAATTCGTCAACGAGACCGGCTGGCAGAACCCGATCTATGTCGCCGCGATCGGTCTGCTGCTCGCCCAGTACACCTTCTGCGGCTACGACGCGTCGGCCCATCTCTCCGAGGAGACGTCCAACGCCTCCGTCTCCGCCGCGCGCGGCATCGTGCGCGCCATCTGGGTCTCCTGGATCGCCGGCTTCGCCCTCCTCGCCGGTCTGACCTTCGCCATCCAGGACTACGCGGACACGAGCGGCGCCGCCGTGCCACCCGCGCAGATCTTCATCGACGTCCTCGGTACCAACGGCGCCAGTGCGCTCCTGCTGGTCGTGATCATGGCGCAGCTCTTCTGCGGCAACGCGGAAGTCGCCGCCGCCAGCCGTATGGTGTTCGCCTTCAGCCGTGACAACGCCCTGCCCGGATCGGCGCTGTGGCGGCGCGTCAGCAGCCGCACGCAGACCCCGGTGCCCGCGGTGTGGCTGTCGGTCGGCTTCGCCTGCGTGCTCGCCCTGCCCTCGCTGTACTCGCCGACCGCGTACGGCGCCGTGACCGCGATCAACGTCATCGGCATCACACCCGCCTACGCGATCCCGATCTATCTCAAGCTGCGCGCCGGCGACCGCTTCCAGCCCGGCCCCTGGACACTCGGCCGCTGGAGCAAGCCGATCGGCTGGATCGCCGTCGCCTGGGTCGTGATCGTGACCGTGATCTTCTGCCTGCCCCAGAAGAACCCGGTGACCACCGACACCATGAACTACGCGGTGGTCGCGCTCGCGGTCGTGCTGGCGCTTGCCACTGCCTGGTGGTACGCGGCGCGGGGCTCGTACAGCACCCCGCAGTCGTACGGCAGCGCGCGCGAGCAGTCGGAGATCTCCGAGGGCATCGTCTAG
- a CDS encoding coagulation factor 5/8 type domain-containing protein, with protein MPVHAPPIGSPALHGASPPSRRGLAATLAATLAATLLAFVPSGPAHADPIEGGGDLGPNVIVFDPSTPDIQGKLDEVFKQQESAQFGAGRYQFLFKPGTYNGLNAQLGFYTSVSGLGLSPDDVNINGDVTVDAGWFDGNATQNFWRSAENLSLNPVNGTNRWAVSQAAPFRRMHVKGGLNLAPDGYGWASGGYIADSKIDGSVGPYSQQQWYTRDSSVGGWQNAVWNMTFSGVEGAPAQSFPDPPYTTLETTPTSREKPFLYLDGADYKVFVPEKRTNARGVTWDSGAPAGSSIGLDQFYVVKPGATAQTINAALDQGLNLLFTPGVYHVDETIDVNRADTVVLGLGLATIIPDNGVTAMKVADVDGVKLAGFLIDAGPVNSETLLEVGPEGSSADHAANPTTVQDVFIRIGGAGPGKATTSMVINSDDTIVDHTWVWRADHGDGVGWETNRADFGVRVNGDDVLATGLFVEHFNKYDVEWYGERGRTIFFQNEKAYDAPNQAAIQNGDTKGYAAYRVDDSVEQHEGWGMGSYCYYNVDPTIQQHNGFAAPVKPGVKFHHLLVVSLGGQGQYERVINDIGEPTSGTSTVPSVVVQFP; from the coding sequence ATGCCCGTGCACGCTCCCCCCATCGGCTCTCCGGCGCTCCACGGCGCCTCACCGCCCTCCCGCCGGGGCCTCGCGGCGACGCTCGCCGCCACCCTGGCCGCGACCCTGCTGGCCTTCGTCCCGAGCGGTCCCGCGCATGCCGACCCGATCGAGGGCGGCGGCGATCTCGGCCCCAACGTGATCGTGTTCGACCCCTCGACGCCCGACATCCAGGGCAAACTCGACGAGGTCTTCAAGCAGCAGGAGTCGGCCCAGTTCGGCGCCGGCCGCTACCAGTTCCTGTTCAAGCCGGGGACATACAACGGGCTCAACGCCCAACTCGGCTTCTACACCTCGGTGTCGGGCCTCGGGCTCTCGCCGGACGATGTGAACATCAACGGCGACGTGACCGTGGACGCCGGCTGGTTCGACGGCAACGCCACGCAAAACTTCTGGCGTTCGGCCGAGAACCTGTCGCTCAATCCGGTGAACGGGACGAACCGCTGGGCCGTCTCGCAGGCCGCGCCGTTCCGCCGTATGCACGTCAAGGGCGGGCTCAACCTGGCTCCCGACGGCTACGGCTGGGCCAGCGGCGGCTATATCGCCGACAGCAAGATCGACGGCAGCGTGGGCCCGTACTCCCAGCAGCAGTGGTACACCCGTGACAGCTCGGTCGGCGGCTGGCAGAACGCCGTGTGGAACATGACGTTCTCCGGTGTGGAGGGCGCGCCCGCGCAGAGCTTCCCCGACCCGCCGTACACCACGCTGGAGACCACCCCCACCTCCCGCGAGAAGCCGTTCCTCTATCTGGACGGCGCCGACTACAAGGTGTTCGTGCCCGAGAAACGCACCAACGCGCGCGGGGTGACCTGGGACAGCGGCGCGCCTGCGGGCTCGTCGATCGGTCTGGACCAGTTCTACGTGGTCAAGCCGGGCGCGACGGCGCAGACCATCAACGCGGCGCTCGACCAGGGCCTCAATCTGCTGTTCACGCCCGGCGTGTACCACGTGGACGAGACGATCGACGTCAACCGCGCGGACACGGTCGTCCTGGGGCTCGGACTCGCCACGATCATCCCCGACAACGGGGTGACGGCGATGAAGGTCGCCGATGTGGACGGGGTGAAGCTGGCCGGTTTCCTGATCGACGCCGGACCGGTCAACTCCGAGACTCTGCTGGAGGTCGGGCCCGAGGGATCGTCGGCCGACCACGCCGCCAATCCGACCACTGTCCAGGACGTCTTCATCCGCATCGGCGGAGCCGGTCCCGGCAAGGCGACCACCAGCATGGTGATCAACAGCGACGACACCATCGTCGACCACACCTGGGTGTGGCGGGCGGACCATGGTGACGGGGTCGGCTGGGAGACCAACAGGGCCGACTTCGGCGTACGGGTGAACGGCGACGACGTCCTGGCCACCGGGCTGTTCGTCGAACACTTCAACAAGTACGACGTCGAGTGGTACGGCGAGCGCGGCCGGACGATCTTCTTCCAGAACGAGAAGGCGTACGACGCGCCCAACCAGGCGGCGATCCAGAACGGCGACACCAAGGGTTACGCCGCCTACAGGGTCGACGACTCGGTCGAACAGCACGAGGGCTGGGGCATGGGCAGCTACTGCTACTACAACGTCGATCCGACGATCCAGCAGCACAACGGATTCGCGGCTCCGGTCAAACCGGGCGTGAAGTTCCACCATCTGCTGGTGGTCTCGCTCGGCGGGCAGGGCCAGTACGAACGGGTGATCAACGACATCGGCGAACCCACGTCGGGGACGTCGACCGTCCCCTCGGTCGTGGTCCAGTTCCCCTGA